A stretch of DNA from Anaerobacillus isosaccharinicus:
ATTAGTAAGACCATGTTTAATATGAATTTTGAAGAAGGTGCAGAGTCAATAGGCGAGCCTATGGAAGACGTTATGAAGCTAGGCGTTAATAGAATGAGATCAATTGTAAAACTGCCATTGTGGTTTCCAACAAAAAAAAATCGGAAGTTAAAAAAAGCAATTCAAGCACTTGATGAAGTTCTCTACGAGATTATTAATTATCGAAAGCAGGAATTAGAAAAGCACCATGAAGATTTGCTGGGAGTTTTAATGAGCGCTAAGAATGAAGATGATGGATTAGGAATGAGTGACAAGCAACTCAAGGATGAGCTAATGACTATTTTTCTCGCTGGTCATGAAACAACCGCCAACGCGCTTACATGGACTTTTTATTTACTTGCTCAACATCCTGAGGTTGAAAAGAAGCTTCATCGAGAATTAGACAGCGTAATTAGATCAGGCTTACCCACACCTGCCCATTTTACAGAGCTATCCTATACCCAAAATATCGTCAGAGAAGCTCTTCGATTATATCCGCCAGCTTATATCATTGGCAGACAAGTAGATAAGGATGTTCAGATCGGAAAGTACCATTTAAAAAAAGGCGAAATGGTTGTGATGAGCCAGTATGTAACCCACCGTAGCAAGCGCTATTTTGAAAAACCTAATTCGTTTATTCCGGAACGTTTTGAAGATGACTTTATGAAAATTCTCCCTAGTTACGCCTATTTTCCATTTGGTGGCGGGCCGAGAGTTTGTATCGGGAATCATTTTGCACTAATGGAAACAGTATTAGTAACTGCATGTATCGCGCAACGTTATAAACTAACTCTCGCAAAAAGTCATCACGATGTGAAGCCCCAACCCCTTATCACACTTAGACCTAAGCACGGAGTAAGAATGGTTGTAAAAGAAAGAAAAAGCAACTAGCGAGAGGATCCCTCCTTGCTAGTTACTTTTCGTCAGTATTTTTACAACATAAACTTTTTTAGGCATTATGTTTACTGGGCGCGGACTTTTTAACGAAAATGTCCACGAAGGGTGTCAGCGTATAATGCTAAATAAGTCAAGAACAATTTTTAATTAAAAAAGGCCGATCTTAACTAGAGGACTATAATTCCATATTTTGTAATTATAGTCCTCAACCACCACAGCACATTATAAATTGGAGCTCTTCCAGAACGTGAAGGATCTTATTTTCAAACCTACAGTGATACCACCTAGCAAGT
This window harbors:
- a CDS encoding cytochrome P450, giving the protein MSQHNLTNSPPGPKGKLFTGHLKQFQADPLKFLTKLTEEYGDFVQFRLGPFQKIYLINDSDLIKEVLVTKQNSFVKSKDIQTLKTVVGDGLLTSEKNLHKRQRKLIQPSFKRSHITNYGEDMISTTQNYISNWREGEEKLISKDMMNITLGIISKTMFNMNFEEGAESIGEPMEDVMKLGVNRMRSIVKLPLWFPTKKNRKLKKAIQALDEVLYEIINYRKQELEKHHEDLLGVLMSAKNEDDGLGMSDKQLKDELMTIFLAGHETTANALTWTFYLLAQHPEVEKKLHRELDSVIRSGLPTPAHFTELSYTQNIVREALRLYPPAYIIGRQVDKDVQIGKYHLKKGEMVVMSQYVTHRSKRYFEKPNSFIPERFEDDFMKILPSYAYFPFGGGPRVCIGNHFALMETVLVTACIAQRYKLTLAKSHHDVKPQPLITLRPKHGVRMVVKERKSN